Proteins from a single region of Anastrepha ludens isolate Willacy chromosome 5, idAnaLude1.1, whole genome shotgun sequence:
- the LOC128864193 gene encoding uncharacterized protein LOC128864193 — MRIDNVVYGSIKKMALPTTHSIRVSKKFTRFSSAGHCVADIIIIKMESNKMKRTTTREQFKGLISRMKEHPDIAKNFTRSAPNEVEQFWESVREELNSLGPPSKSISEWKKVC, encoded by the exons ATGCGGATCGATAATGTGGTTTACGGATCgattaaaaaaatggcattaCCAACAACGCACTCAATACGCGTTTCAAAGAAATTTACTCGTTTCTCATCCGCAGGTCATTGTGTTGcggatattattataataaagatggagagcaataaaat gaaacgCACAACCACCAGAGAGCAATTTAAAGGTTTAATATCTCGTATGAAGGAGCATCCtgatattgcaaaaaattttaccagaagtgCTCCTAACGAGGTAGAGCAATTTTGGGAGAGTGTGCGTGAGGAACTGAATTCATTAGGGCCTCCATCGAAGAGTATTTCAGAATGGAAAAAGGTTTGTTGA